One genomic region from Vitis riparia cultivar Riparia Gloire de Montpellier isolate 1030 chromosome 17, EGFV_Vit.rip_1.0, whole genome shotgun sequence encodes:
- the LOC117905168 gene encoding uncharacterized protein LOC117905168 encodes MENTWADQWDYNPDPAADKKGKSGGGAASKYGKKVGEGLGKTKVAASHGLKKVKAGSSVGLQWIKEKYHQTTHK; translated from the coding sequence ATGGAGAACACATGGGCCGATCAGTGGGACTACAACCCGGATCCAGCAGCAGACAAGAAGGGCAAGAGTGGAGGCGGAGCAGCCTCTAAATATGGGAAGAAGGTGGGAGAAGGGCTGGGGAAGACGAAAGTAGCGGCTTCACATGGGCTGAAGAAGGTGAAGGCAGGATCCTCAGTTGGCCTTCAGTGGATCAAAGAAAAGTACCATCAGACCACCCATAAGTAG
- the LOC117905167 gene encoding alpha-N-acetylglucosaminidase-like has protein sequence MASPSAAVSFSFFLFSFLSFAQSSTIGVTYISRLLEIQDRERAPPSVQIAAAYGVLHRLLPSHSSSFEFGIVSKEQCGGDSCFMISNHPSSSGHGAPEILITGVTGVEIMAGLHWYLKHWCGSHISWDKTGGAQLLSVPDSGSFPRVQEAGILIQRPIPWNYYQNAVTSSYTFAWWDWKRWEKEIDWMALQGINLPLAFTGQEAIWQKVFRNFNISHLDLKDFFGGPAFLAWSRMGNLHGWGGPLPQSWLDQQLLLQKKILARMYELGMTPVLPAFSGNVPAALKYIFPSAKITRLGNWFTVGGNPRWCCTYLLDATDPLFIEIGKAFIQQQLKEYGRTGHIYNCDTFDENTPPVDDPEYISSLGAAIFKGVQSGDSNAIWLMQGWLFSYDPFWRPPQMKALLHSVPMGRLVVLDLFAEVKPIWITSEQFYGVPYIWCMLHNFAGNIEMYGILDAVASGPVDARTSENSTMVGVGMSMEGIEQNPVVYDLMSEMAFQRNKVDVKVWIALYSTRRYGKSVPEIQDAWNILYHTIYNCTDGSYDKNRDVIVAFPDIDPSFIPTPKLSMPGGYHRYGKSVSRRAALKEITNSFEQPHLWYSTSEVKDALGLFIASGDQLSGSNTYRYDLVDLTRQALAKYANQLFLEVIEAYQLNDVRGAACHSQKFLELVEDMDTLLACHDGFLLGPWLESAKQLAQDEQQEIQFEWNARTQITMWFDNTEDEASLLRDYGNKYWSGLLRDYYGPRAAIYFKYLFESLETGNEFALKDWRREWIKLTNDWQNSRNAYPVRSSGNAIDTSRRLYNKYLHDPEIYDL, from the exons ATGGCCTCTCCCTCTGCCGCcgtttctttctcctttttcctcttctccttTCTCTCATTCGCCCAATCATCTACCATCGGAGTCACCTACATTTCTCGCCTCCTCGAAATCCAAGACCGCGAGAGAGCTCCACCGTCCGTGCAAATTGCTGCCGCCTACGGCGTTCTCCACAGGCTTCTTCCTTCTCACTCCTCCAGCTTTGAGTTTGGCATAGTCTCCAAG GAGCAATGTGGTGGAGACTCTTGCTTTATGATTAGCAATCATCCTTCTTCCAGTGGACATGGGGCTCCAGAAATTTT AATTACTGGGGTCACTGGGGTGGAGATTATGGCTGGTTTGCACTGGTACTTGAAGCATTGGTGTGGTTCACACATATCTTGGGATAAAACCGGTGGTGCACAACTACTTTCAGTACCTGACTCAGGCTCTTTCCCCCGTGTTCAAGAGGCTGGTATCTTGATTCAGAGACCTATTCCTTGGAACTACTACCAGAATGCTGTTACATCTAGCT ATACTTTTGCTTGGTGGGACTGGAAAAGATGGGAAAAGGAAATTGATTGGATGGCTCTCCAAGGCATCAATTTGCCTCTGGCATTTACAGGGCAAGAGGCCATTTGGCAGAAAGTTTTCcgg AATTTCAACATTAGCCATTTGGATTTGAAAGATTTCTTTGGAGGCCCTGCGTTTCTAGCATGGTCACGAATGGGAAATTTGCATGG CTGGGGTGGACCACTGCCACAAAGTTGGTTAGATCAACAATTACTTCTACAAAAGAAAATTCTTGCTAGAATGTATGAGCTTGGAATGACTCCAG TCCTTCCAGCCTTCTCTGGAAATGTTCCTGCAGCATTGAAATATATATTCCCATCAGCAAAAATAACACGCTTGGGAAATTG GTTTACTGTTGGGGGTAATCCCAGATGGTGCTGCACTTATCTTCTTGATGCAACTGATCCCTTGTTCATTGAAATTGGGAAAGCTTTCATCCAGCAACAATTGAAAG AATATGGAAGGACTGGACATATATACAACTG TGATACTTTCGATGAGAACACTCCACCTGTTGATGACCCAGAATACATCTCTTCATTAGGTGCAGCAATATTTAAGGGAGTGCAGAGTGGTGATAGCAATGCTATCTGGCTAATGCAG GGATGGCTGTTTTCGTATGATCCATTCTGGAGGCCTCCACAAATGAAG GCACTTCTGCATTCTGTTCCTATGGGAAGGCTGGTTGTCCTTGATCTATTTGCTGAAGTGAAGCCTATATGGATTACTTCAGAGCAGTTCTATGGTGTTCCTTACATTTG GTGCATGCTGCACAATTTTGCTGGGAATATTGAGATGTATGGGATTTTAGATGCAGTAGCGTCTGGTCCAGTTGATGCTCGTACTAGTGAAAACTCGACAATG GTTGGTGTTGGGATGTCGATGGAGGGTATTGAACAGAATCCTGTTGTTTACGATCTCATGTCTGAAATGGCATTTCAACGTAACAAAGTTGATGTGAAG GTGTGGATTGCTCTGTATTCAACCAGACGTTATGGGAAATCCGTTCCAGAAATACAAGATGCCTGGAACATATTATATCATACAATTTATAACTGCACAGATGGTTCCTAT GACAAAAACAGAGATGTGATTGTTGCATTTCCAGATATTGATCCATCCTTTATTCCTACACCAAAATTATCCATGCCCGGAGGTTACCACCGCTATGGAAAATCAGTGTCAAGAAGAGCAGCCCTAAAGGAAATAACTAATTCCTTCGAGCAACCTCATCTATGGTATTCAACTTCTGAAGTGAAAGATGCGTTGGGACTTTTTATTGCAAGTGGAGATCAATTATCAGGAAGTAACACTTACAG GTACGACCTTGTCGACTTGACAAGGCAAGCTTTGGCAAAATATGCAAACCAACTGTTCTTAGAGGTAATAGAAGCCTATCAGCTAAATGATGTCCGCGGAGCTGCTTGCCACAGCCAGAAGTTTCTAGAACTTGTGGAAGATATGGACACTCTCTTAGCTTGCCATGACGGGTTTCTTCTAGGACCTTGGTTAGAAAGTGCCAAGCAACTAGCCCAAGATGAACAACAAGAAATACAG TTTGAATGGAACGCGAGAACTCAAATAACTATGTGGTTCGACAACACAGAGGATGAAGCAAGTCTTCTTCGGGATTATG GAAACAAGTACTGGAGTGGACTGTTACGAGATTACTATGGTCCCCGAGCAGccatatatttcaaatatttattcgAAAGTCTGGAGACTGGCAATGAATTTGCTCTGAAAGATTGGAGGAGGGAATGGATCAAGCTCACAAATGATTGGCAAAACAGCAGGAATGCGTACCCGGTGAGAAGCTCAGGAAATGCTATTGACACATCCCGACGGCTCTACAACAAATATTTGCACGATCCTGAGATTTACGATCTCTGA